In Bacillus sp. SB49, a single window of DNA contains:
- the glyQ gene encoding glycine--tRNA ligase subunit alpha, with the protein MNIQDMILTLQKHWSDQGCLLMQAYDTEKGAGTMSPMTLLRSLGPEPWNVAYVEPSRRPADGRYGKNPNRLYQHHQFQVIMKPSPDNIQELYLDSLRALGIDPDKHDIRFVEDNWENPTLGAAGLGWEVWLDGMEITQFTYFQQIGGLEARPVSAEITYGLERLASYIQDKENVFELEWTNGVTVGDIFTQPEYEHSVYTFEASDEQMLFDLFNTYEQEAKRIMEQGLVFPAYDYVLKCSHTFNLLDAKGVISVTERTGYISRVRNLARKIAKTYVEERERLGFPMLKEEKDTNE; encoded by the coding sequence TCTTAACATTACAAAAACACTGGTCCGACCAGGGGTGTCTGCTCATGCAGGCATACGACACAGAGAAAGGGGCAGGGACGATGTCCCCGATGACACTGCTCCGGAGCCTTGGACCTGAGCCTTGGAACGTGGCATACGTGGAACCATCACGTCGCCCTGCGGATGGTCGATACGGCAAGAACCCGAACCGTCTTTATCAGCACCATCAATTTCAAGTGATCATGAAGCCTTCCCCGGATAATATCCAGGAACTCTACTTGGATTCTCTCCGCGCACTCGGTATCGACCCGGATAAGCACGATATCCGTTTCGTGGAAGATAACTGGGAGAACCCGACGCTTGGAGCTGCCGGGCTGGGCTGGGAAGTATGGCTCGACGGTATGGAAATTACGCAGTTCACTTATTTCCAACAAATCGGTGGATTGGAAGCACGCCCGGTTTCTGCTGAAATTACGTATGGTTTGGAGAGACTTGCCTCTTATATTCAGGATAAGGAGAATGTTTTCGAACTGGAATGGACGAATGGAGTTACGGTCGGAGATATTTTCACACAGCCGGAATATGAACATTCGGTTTATACGTTCGAAGCATCGGATGAACAAATGCTTTTCGATCTCTTTAATACTTACGAGCAGGAGGCAAAGCGCATTATGGAACAAGGCCTTGTTTTCCCTGCCTATGATTACGTGTTGAAGTGTTCCCATACGTTCAACCTGCTTGACGCTAAAGGAGTCATCAGTGTGACAGAGCGTACCGGTTACATCTCAAGAGTTCGTAACCTTGCAAGGAAAATTGCCAAGACTTATGTGGAAGAACGCGAGCGCCTCGGATTCCCGATGCTGAAGGAGGAGAAGGATACCAATGAGTAA